A single genomic interval of Burkholderia sp. HI2500 harbors:
- a CDS encoding dicarboxylate/amino acid:cation symporter yields MNKRMSAAGWILLAMAAGILIGYMIYTQLPDKQSAAEIAGYISLVSDVFLRLIKMVIGPLVFSTLVVGIAHMGDASSVGRVFVKALGWFFTASLISLLLGLLMANLLRPGENLGLPLPDIGASAHLATSKFTLKDFVGHMVPKSIAEAMANNEILQIVVFSMFFGVALASLGERGKILVAAIDQLAHVMLKITGYVMKLAPLAVLAAMASTVAINGLSILLKFAVFMGDFYLSLFLLWGTLVAAGLLFLGRRVFKLLALIKEAFMLSFATASSEAAYPKILDALDRFGVRRKISSFVMPMGYSFNLDGSMMYCTFASLFIAQAYGIHLSLGTQVTMLLILMLTSKGMAGVPRASLVVIAATLHQFNIPEAGLLLILGVDTFLDMGRSATNAVGNSIASAVVAKWEGELMPEAEAEANAARLDAEAEARMNEAVRDTDRVTSG; encoded by the coding sequence ATGAACAAACGAATGTCCGCGGCAGGCTGGATCCTGCTCGCGATGGCGGCCGGCATCCTGATCGGCTACATGATCTATACGCAGCTGCCGGACAAACAGTCGGCGGCGGAAATCGCCGGCTACATCTCGCTGGTGTCCGACGTGTTCCTGCGGCTGATCAAGATGGTGATCGGCCCGCTGGTGTTCTCGACGCTGGTCGTCGGCATCGCGCACATGGGCGACGCGTCGTCGGTGGGCCGCGTGTTCGTGAAGGCGCTCGGCTGGTTCTTCACCGCGTCGCTGATCTCGCTGCTGCTCGGCCTGCTGATGGCGAACCTGCTGCGCCCGGGCGAGAACCTCGGTTTGCCGCTGCCGGATATCGGCGCGTCCGCGCATCTGGCGACGTCCAAGTTCACGCTGAAGGATTTCGTCGGCCACATGGTGCCGAAATCGATCGCCGAGGCGATGGCGAACAACGAGATCCTGCAGATCGTCGTGTTCTCGATGTTCTTCGGCGTGGCGCTCGCGTCGCTCGGCGAACGCGGCAAGATTCTCGTCGCAGCGATCGACCAGCTCGCGCACGTGATGCTGAAGATTACCGGCTACGTGATGAAGCTCGCGCCGCTCGCGGTGCTGGCGGCGATGGCGTCGACCGTCGCGATCAACGGCCTGTCGATCCTGCTGAAGTTCGCGGTGTTCATGGGCGACTTCTACCTGAGCCTGTTCCTGCTGTGGGGCACGCTCGTCGCGGCCGGCCTGCTGTTCCTCGGCCGCCGCGTGTTCAAGCTGCTGGCGCTGATCAAGGAAGCGTTCATGCTGTCGTTCGCGACCGCGAGCTCGGAAGCCGCGTATCCGAAGATCCTCGATGCGCTCGACCGTTTCGGCGTGCGTCGCAAGATCTCGAGCTTCGTGATGCCGATGGGGTATTCGTTCAACCTCGACGGCTCGATGATGTACTGCACGTTCGCGTCGCTGTTCATCGCGCAGGCCTACGGCATTCACCTGTCGCTCGGCACGCAGGTCACGATGCTGCTGATCCTGATGCTCACGTCGAAAGGCATGGCCGGCGTGCCGCGCGCGTCGCTCGTCGTGATCGCCGCGACGCTGCACCAGTTCAACATTCCGGAAGCCGGGCTGCTGCTGATTCTGGGCGTCGATACGTTCCTCGACATGGGCCGTTCGGCCACGAACGCGGTGGGCAACTCGATCGCCAGCGCGGTGGTCGCGAAATGGGAAGGCGAGCTGATGCCGGAAGCAGAAGCCGAAGCGAATGCGGCGCGGCTGGATGCGGAAGCCGAAGCACGCATGAACGAGGCGGTTCGCGATACGGATCGCGTCACCTCTGGCTGA
- a CDS encoding SDR family NAD(P)-dependent oxidoreductase: MTGIEQQRTAIVTGGSSGIGFAIARRLVEDGYRVAIVGRDAARLEAAVARLGGMAIGRAADLSVRCEAEAAVAAIVAQCRCIDVLVNNAGATGRVGADTEAGEAERVWDAVLDANLKSLFVTTMAVLPHLAERAARIVNIGSIAARAGSLLPGGLAYAAAKAGVEGFTVALARELGPRGATVNTVAPGYIADTRFFGESGVAPAIAATIREQTPAGRAGHPDDIADAVAWLAGPRASFVTGATIAVNGGWRVG, encoded by the coding sequence ATGACAGGGATCGAACAGCAGCGAACGGCAATCGTCACGGGCGGGTCGAGCGGGATCGGCTTCGCAATCGCGCGCCGGCTGGTGGAGGACGGGTATCGGGTCGCGATCGTCGGGCGCGACGCGGCGCGGCTGGAAGCGGCAGTTGCGCGTCTCGGCGGCATGGCGATCGGGCGGGCGGCCGATCTGAGCGTGCGGTGCGAAGCGGAGGCGGCGGTTGCCGCGATCGTCGCGCAGTGCCGTTGCATCGACGTACTGGTCAACAACGCGGGGGCGACCGGCCGCGTCGGCGCGGATACGGAGGCAGGCGAGGCCGAGCGCGTGTGGGACGCCGTGCTCGACGCGAACCTGAAAAGCCTGTTCGTGACGACCATGGCTGTGCTGCCGCACCTGGCCGAGCGCGCCGCGAGGATCGTCAACATCGGTTCGATCGCGGCGCGCGCCGGCAGCCTGCTGCCGGGTGGCCTGGCGTACGCGGCGGCGAAGGCCGGCGTCGAAGGGTTCACCGTCGCGCTCGCGCGCGAACTCGGGCCGCGCGGCGCCACGGTCAATACGGTCGCGCCCGGCTATATCGCCGACACGCGCTTCTTCGGCGAAAGCGGCGTCGCGCCGGCCATTGCGGCGACGATCCGCGAACAGACGCCGGCCGGCCGCGCCGGGCATCCGGACGATATCGCGGACGCGGTTGCGTGGCTCGCCGGGCCGCGTGCGTCGTTCGTCACCGGTGCGACGATCGCGGTGAACGGCGGCTGGCGGGTCGGGTGA
- a CDS encoding ABC transporter ATP-binding protein, producing the protein MQNSTVINAPAKTSQPLQPPRLGDEILRVEHVNRGFNKSQGELLVLDDANLSLREGEIVGLLGRSGSGKSTLLRIIAGLIEPTGGEVTYLGQPLRGPAEGVAMVFQTFALFPWLTVLQNVEAGLEALGVGARERRERALAAIDLIGLDGFENAYPRELSGGMRQRVGFARALVVDPTILLMDEPFSALDVLTAETLRTDLLDLWTQGRMPIKSVLIVTHNIEEAVFMCDRILVLSSNPGRVIAEIKVPFKHPRNRLDPAFRKLVDDIYAKMTARQTGEATKKGLELGSWLPQVSTNLMAGLIETLAMAPYHGRADMPEIARTLHLEVDDLFPIAEVLQYLGFADVREGDVFLTPPARVFAEFGTQERKLMFADHLLKHVPLAARIRKVLNERPGHRAPRVRFEQELEDFLSDEAAEETLDAVIDWGRYGEVFSYNDKTEVFSLEDVES; encoded by the coding sequence ATGCAAAATTCGACCGTTATCAACGCCCCCGCCAAGACGTCCCAGCCGCTGCAGCCGCCGCGCCTCGGTGACGAAATCCTGCGCGTCGAGCACGTGAACCGCGGCTTCAACAAGTCGCAGGGCGAATTGCTCGTGCTCGACGATGCGAACCTGTCGCTGCGCGAAGGCGAGATCGTCGGGCTGCTCGGCCGTTCCGGCTCGGGCAAGTCGACGCTGCTGCGCATCATCGCCGGGCTGATCGAACCGACCGGCGGCGAAGTGACCTATCTCGGCCAGCCGCTGCGCGGCCCGGCCGAAGGCGTTGCGATGGTGTTCCAGACCTTCGCGCTGTTCCCGTGGCTCACCGTGCTGCAGAACGTGGAAGCCGGCCTCGAGGCGCTCGGCGTCGGCGCCCGCGAGCGGCGTGAGCGTGCGCTGGCCGCGATCGACCTGATCGGTCTCGACGGCTTCGAGAACGCATACCCGCGCGAGCTGTCGGGCGGCATGCGCCAGCGCGTGGGCTTTGCGCGCGCGCTCGTCGTCGATCCGACGATCCTGCTGATGGACGAGCCGTTCTCCGCGCTCGACGTGCTGACGGCCGAGACGCTGCGTACGGACCTGCTCGATCTGTGGACACAGGGCCGGATGCCGATCAAGTCGGTGCTGATCGTCACGCACAACATCGAGGAAGCGGTGTTCATGTGCGACCGGATCCTCGTGCTGTCGTCGAACCCGGGCCGTGTGATTGCCGAGATCAAGGTGCCGTTCAAGCATCCGCGCAACCGGCTCGACCCGGCGTTCCGCAAGCTCGTCGACGACATCTACGCGAAGATGACGGCCCGCCAGACCGGCGAGGCGACGAAGAAGGGGCTCGAGCTCGGCAGCTGGCTGCCGCAGGTATCGACCAACCTGATGGCCGGCCTGATCGAGACGCTCGCGATGGCGCCGTACCACGGCCGCGCGGACATGCCGGAAATCGCGCGCACGCTGCATCTGGAAGTCGACGACCTGTTCCCGATCGCCGAAGTGCTGCAGTACCTCGGCTTCGCGGACGTGCGGGAAGGGGACGTGTTCCTCACGCCGCCTGCACGTGTTTTCGCGGAATTTGGCACGCAGGAGCGCAAGCTGATGTTCGCCGATCACCTGCTGAAGCACGTGCCGCTTGCTGCGCGTATTCGGAAGGTGTTGAACGAGCGCCCGGGCCATCGCGCGCCGCGCGTGCGGTTCGAGCAGGAACTGGAGGATTTCCTGTCGGACGAAGCGGCTGAGGAAACGCTCGATGCAGTGATCGACTGGGGGCGTTACGGGGAAGTGTTCTCGTATAACGACAAGACCGAGGTGTTCAGTCTCGAGGATGTCGAGAGCTGA
- a CDS encoding DUF3331 domain-containing protein, which translates to MNNRLAPWLMTVAAISSFDMPSLSWGAPRRRSVTRDRLPSWDATSKPSISVLERPTADTVMISWRDACTGHYGYQKWRLFTTRKRGVCALSGQPIEIGDSVYAPQLLGSTPGNAAAMVLAACLDAARPAEAA; encoded by the coding sequence ATGAACAACCGTTTAGCGCCCTGGCTCATGACCGTTGCCGCGATCAGCAGCTTCGACATGCCGTCCCTCTCGTGGGGCGCGCCGCGGCGGCGCAGCGTCACGCGCGACCGGCTGCCGTCGTGGGACGCGACGAGCAAGCCGTCCATCAGCGTGCTCGAGCGGCCCACGGCCGACACCGTGATGATTTCATGGCGCGACGCATGCACCGGGCACTACGGTTATCAGAAGTGGCGGCTGTTCACCACGCGCAAGCGCGGCGTGTGCGCGCTGTCGGGGCAGCCCATCGAGATCGGCGACAGTGTCTATGCGCCGCAATTGCTCGGCTCGACGCCGGGCAACGCCGCCGCGATGGTGCTGGCCGCGTGCCTCGACGCGGCCCGCCCCGCCGAGGCGGCCTGA
- the ggt gene encoding gamma-glutamyltransferase encodes MRRLVVLTLLSAMSVCAFAASDPAVEAKNGMVVSSQHFASQIGVDILKEGGNAVDAAVAVGYAQAVTNPCCGNIGGGGFMTVHLADGRDRFINFRETAPAAASANMYLDAKGNVIPDDSLYGYRAVGVPGTVAGLDLAQRKYGKLTRKQVMAPAIRLARDGFVLTRGDTDILDTTIDRFKKDPEAARIFLRPDGTPLQPGDRLVQKDLARTLERIAEQGPDAFYHGEIPKIVEAAARKGGGLITAADFASYRAQDMAPLTCTYRGYEFVSAPPPSSGGVTMCETLNILEGYDMRKLGYHSAAAVHYMTEAMRHAYEDRNTLLGDPNFIDNPVAKLTSKDYAAQIRKSIHSDTATPSVDVQPGVGVHEKPETTHYSIIDHDGNAVSTTYTVNGRFGAVVIAPGTGFFLNDEMDDFTVKVGAQNLFGLVQGTRNSIAPGKRPLSSMAPTIVKKDGKVFMVVGSPGGSRIITITLQTVLNVIDYGMTPQDAVTAPRIHHQWLPDEVYYETYGLSPDTLAILRNMGYKMVEQTPWGAAELIMVGLAGTEAASRQSSGNDSSVSGNVRVGFIYGYNDPRRPAGSAIGY; translated from the coding sequence ATGAGGCGGCTCGTAGTACTCACCCTGTTGTCGGCCATGAGCGTGTGCGCGTTCGCCGCATCGGACCCCGCGGTCGAAGCGAAGAACGGCATGGTCGTTTCGTCGCAGCACTTCGCGTCGCAAATCGGCGTCGACATCCTGAAGGAAGGCGGCAACGCGGTGGACGCCGCGGTGGCGGTCGGTTACGCGCAGGCCGTGACCAATCCGTGCTGCGGCAACATCGGCGGCGGCGGTTTCATGACCGTCCACCTGGCCGACGGCCGTGACCGCTTCATCAATTTCCGCGAAACCGCACCGGCTGCGGCTTCCGCGAACATGTATCTCGATGCGAAGGGCAACGTCATTCCGGACGACAGCCTGTACGGCTATCGTGCGGTGGGCGTGCCGGGCACGGTTGCGGGCCTCGATCTCGCGCAGCGCAAGTACGGCAAGCTGACGCGCAAGCAGGTCATGGCGCCGGCGATCCGCCTCGCGCGCGACGGCTTCGTGCTGACGCGTGGCGATACGGACATCCTCGACACGACGATCGACCGCTTCAAGAAGGATCCGGAAGCGGCCCGCATCTTCCTGCGTCCGGACGGCACGCCGCTGCAGCCGGGCGATCGCCTGGTGCAGAAGGACCTGGCCCGCACGCTCGAGCGTATCGCGGAGCAGGGCCCCGACGCGTTCTATCACGGCGAGATCCCGAAGATCGTCGAGGCGGCGGCCAGGAAGGGTGGCGGCCTGATCACGGCGGCGGATTTCGCGTCGTACCGTGCGCAGGACATGGCGCCGCTGACGTGCACGTATCGCGGCTACGAGTTCGTGTCGGCTCCGCCGCCGAGCTCGGGTGGCGTGACGATGTGCGAGACGCTGAACATCCTCGAAGGGTATGACATGCGCAAGCTTGGCTACCATTCGGCCGCGGCGGTGCACTACATGACCGAAGCGATGCGTCACGCATACGAAGATCGCAACACGCTGCTCGGCGACCCGAACTTCATCGACAACCCGGTCGCGAAGCTGACGAGCAAGGACTACGCGGCGCAGATCCGCAAGAGCATCCATTCGGATACGGCGACGCCGTCGGTCGACGTGCAGCCGGGCGTCGGCGTGCACGAGAAGCCGGAGACGACCCACTATTCGATCATCGACCACGACGGCAACGCGGTGTCGACGACCTATACGGTCAACGGCCGCTTCGGCGCCGTGGTCATCGCGCCGGGCACGGGCTTCTTCCTGAACGACGAGATGGACGACTTCACCGTGAAGGTCGGCGCGCAGAACCTGTTCGGTCTCGTGCAGGGCACGCGCAACTCGATCGCGCCGGGCAAGCGTCCGCTGTCGTCGATGGCGCCGACCATCGTGAAGAAGGACGGCAAGGTGTTCATGGTGGTCGGCTCGCCGGGCGGCTCGCGCATCATCACGATCACGCTGCAGACCGTGCTGAACGTGATCGACTACGGGATGACGCCGCAGGACGCGGTCACCGCGCCGCGCATTCACCACCAGTGGCTGCCCGACGAGGTCTATTACGAAACCTACGGCCTGTCGCCCGACACGCTCGCGATCCTGCGCAACATGGGCTACAAGATGGTCGAGCAGACGCCGTGGGGCGCCGCCGAGCTGATCATGGTCGGCCTGGCGGGCACCGAAGCGGCGAGCCGCCAGAGTTCCGGGAACGATTCGTCCGTGTCCGGGAACGTGCGCGTCGGCTTCATCTACGGCTACAACGATCCGCGCCGTCCGGCCGGTTCGGCAATCGGTTACTGA
- a CDS encoding ImpA family type VI secretion system protein yields MVLFAGTAPRQDVQYGTFVGSPEPLNWSETERDCRRLMTRTKDIRVAVLHTRCRTRLGGVAGLSEGMRLLAAWLQAFPEQVHPQADADNDRHAALEMRMNALQALSDPEGLLADVREIVLTRSTATRLQVRDVERAFAHPRPADALAPDSVALQLQNLREQQPSSMKAFDDAISSLSAIDSWCSTHLETYLPDFSPLVRLLKLFQASEPQVDGRSGSLRAVEHEARDTPVLAALDETATAPAGPDGEEEAVPTPTSVAALAPLAPTDRQAALALICAARKWFEINEPSSPIPVLLKRAEQFVGKRYVDVVRAIPPELLAQWEEADGS; encoded by the coding sequence GTGGTGCTGTTTGCCGGCACCGCACCCAGACAGGATGTGCAGTACGGCACATTCGTCGGTTCGCCCGAACCGCTGAACTGGAGCGAGACCGAGCGGGACTGCCGGCGGCTGATGACGCGCACGAAGGACATACGCGTTGCCGTGCTGCATACGCGCTGCCGCACGCGCCTGGGCGGCGTCGCAGGCCTGTCGGAAGGCATGCGGTTACTGGCGGCGTGGTTGCAGGCCTTTCCGGAGCAGGTCCATCCACAGGCCGATGCCGACAACGATCGCCATGCCGCGCTGGAGATGCGCATGAACGCGCTGCAAGCGCTGTCGGATCCGGAAGGGTTGCTGGCCGATGTGCGGGAAATCGTATTGACACGATCGACTGCCACCCGGTTGCAGGTTCGTGACGTCGAGCGCGCGTTCGCGCATCCGCGTCCCGCCGACGCGCTCGCGCCCGATTCGGTCGCCCTGCAATTGCAGAACCTGCGGGAACAGCAGCCGTCGTCGATGAAGGCCTTCGACGACGCGATCTCGAGCCTCTCCGCTATCGATTCGTGGTGCTCGACGCACCTCGAGACGTATCTGCCGGATTTTTCCCCGTTGGTCCGCCTGCTCAAGCTCTTTCAGGCAAGCGAACCGCAGGTCGATGGCCGATCCGGCTCCTTGCGTGCGGTCGAACACGAGGCACGCGATACGCCGGTGTTGGCGGCGCTCGACGAAACGGCCACAGCGCCGGCAGGTCCGGACGGCGAGGAGGAGGCTGTGCCAACCCCGACGTCCGTTGCCGCGCTCGCCCCGCTTGCGCCAACGGACCGGCAGGCAGCGTTGGCGCTGATCTGCGCGGCACGCAAGTGGTTCGAAATCAACGAACCGAGCAGCCCCATCCCCGTGCTGCTCAAACGCGCCGAACAATTCGTCGGAAAGCGCTACGTCGATGTCGTCAGGGCCATTCCGCCGGAGCTTCTCGCTCAGTGGGAAGAGGCAGACGGCTCATGA
- a CDS encoding MurR/RpiR family transcriptional regulator: protein MGTSIRALLLSQMDSFTPSEQKVAQALLDRYPSLGLGPIASFAKQAEVSDPTVFRFVVRIGFPNYSSFQQALYGEIDTAMNSPLARMDAFHSAAGMRDSHSAIFQRLSESLATTIEGLDAAAFGAAVALLANPDVRVFCGGGRYTAPLASLFSFTLAYARPHVQYVEPNVNLASVALADMGAGDVLVIFDFRRYQRDSIRFAQAAHQLGTRVLLITDEWHSPIGEFAEIVLRIRGQPFAMLQTNVPALALAEALVIGVTNQLPELARQRMEKIELLNSGGSEPDIGQRDLPE from the coding sequence ATGGGGACGAGCATCAGGGCGTTGCTGCTATCCCAGATGGATAGCTTCACGCCGTCGGAACAGAAGGTCGCGCAGGCGTTGCTGGATCGCTACCCGAGTCTCGGGCTCGGGCCGATTGCGAGCTTTGCCAAACAGGCGGAAGTGAGCGATCCGACCGTGTTTCGCTTCGTCGTCCGGATCGGCTTTCCGAATTACTCGTCATTCCAGCAGGCGCTGTACGGCGAGATCGACACGGCAATGAATTCGCCGCTCGCGCGGATGGATGCGTTCCACTCGGCAGCGGGCATGCGCGACAGTCATTCGGCAATTTTCCAGCGGCTGTCGGAGTCGCTGGCGACCACGATCGAAGGGCTCGATGCGGCGGCGTTCGGCGCCGCGGTGGCGCTGCTGGCGAATCCGGATGTGCGTGTCTTTTGCGGCGGCGGGCGTTATACGGCGCCGCTCGCGTCGCTGTTTTCGTTCACCCTCGCCTACGCGCGGCCACATGTTCAATATGTCGAACCGAATGTGAACCTCGCGTCGGTCGCGCTGGCGGACATGGGGGCCGGTGACGTGCTCGTTATTTTCGATTTTCGCCGTTATCAACGGGACAGTATTCGGTTCGCGCAAGCCGCTCACCAACTTGGCACACGCGTGCTGCTGATTACGGACGAATGGCATTCGCCGATCGGCGAGTTCGCGGAGATCGTGCTGCGCATCCGCGGGCAGCCGTTTGCGATGCTTCAGACGAACGTCCCGGCGCTCGCGCTCGCCGAAGCGCTCGTGATCGGTGTGACGAACCAACTGCCGGAGCTGGCAAGGCAGCGGATGGAGAAGATCGAGCTTCTGAATTCCGGGGGGAGCGAGCCGGATATCGGTCAGCGGGATTTGCCGGAGTGA
- a CDS encoding LysR family transcriptional regulator, producing MIDLRQFRQFIAVAETLSFRRAAERLHMAQPPLSAAIRKLEDELGVVLFERDNRGTALTPAGDAFLLEARRALEQAERAVAVARRAGAGLGGTLRLRFVDSTVNALLPLILRAFQERHPDVDFQLEEGTTAEQVLALRQDRTDVGLVVLPVADAGDVRVEPLLRDRMVAALPDGHRLAHRRRIALAELADEPWVMFAAHHGPGMHALIVTACAQAGFAPRIVQQPRQMQTTAGLVAGGIGVALMPRLFVPMQPPGITFCELTGAGSPLAYELAIAYRTPSPLVDALRETARSAVRELGWVLAA from the coding sequence ATGATCGATCTACGCCAGTTCAGGCAATTCATCGCGGTCGCCGAGACGCTCAGTTTCCGGCGTGCGGCCGAGCGGCTGCACATGGCGCAACCGCCGCTCAGCGCGGCGATCCGCAAGCTCGAGGACGAGCTGGGCGTCGTGCTGTTCGAGCGCGACAACCGCGGCACGGCGCTCACGCCGGCCGGCGACGCGTTCCTGCTCGAAGCACGGCGCGCGCTCGAACAGGCCGAGCGCGCGGTGGCCGTGGCCCGCCGCGCGGGCGCCGGCCTCGGCGGCACGCTACGGTTGCGTTTCGTCGACAGCACGGTCAACGCGCTGCTGCCGCTGATCCTCCGCGCGTTCCAGGAGCGCCATCCGGACGTCGATTTCCAGCTCGAGGAAGGCACGACCGCCGAGCAGGTGCTCGCGCTGCGCCAGGACCGCACGGACGTCGGCCTCGTCGTGCTGCCGGTAGCCGATGCGGGCGACGTGCGCGTCGAGCCGCTGCTGCGCGACCGGATGGTCGCCGCGCTGCCCGACGGTCACCGGCTCGCACACCGCCGGCGCATTGCGCTTGCCGAACTGGCTGACGAACCGTGGGTCATGTTTGCCGCGCACCACGGGCCCGGCATGCACGCGCTGATCGTGACCGCATGCGCGCAGGCCGGCTTCGCGCCGCGCATCGTCCAGCAGCCGCGCCAGATGCAGACGACGGCCGGGCTCGTCGCGGGCGGCATCGGCGTCGCGCTGATGCCGCGCCTGTTCGTGCCGATGCAACCGCCAGGCATCACGTTCTGCGAACTGACGGGTGCGGGAAGCCCGCTCGCATACGAGCTGGCGATCGCGTACCGGACGCCCTCGCCGCTCGTCGATGCGTTGCGCGAGACCGCGCGAAGCGCGGTGCGCGAACTGGGGTGGGTGCTGGCGGCGTGA
- a CDS encoding NAD(P)/FAD-dependent oxidoreductase — MTTPTRIVIVGGGIAGLQLATRLGERLGRSGRAQVTVVDRSPTHIWKPMLHTIAAGTRDVQQQQVIFLAHARDHGYTYQPGELTGLDRARRRVQLGEIRSQDGELVLDARELEYDVLIFALGSQANDFGVPGVREHCYFIDSQKQAETFNEALRMRVFRSIARDEPFRVAIVGAGATGVELAAELSRLLEVAQAYGDATVRERLQLTLLESGPRILTAFPPRISASAQRRLEQIGFHVLTSTRVTSADANGFHYGDGSFAEADLMVWAAGVKAPDFMQALDGLDTNRANQIVVGPTLQATGDEHVFAIGDCASLLPDGQERPLPPTAQVATQQAEHLAKHLPAWLDGTPIPPFAFHDFGALVSISDYDAFGTLGQFGFFRGGFIQGRFAQFSHLMLYRRHQQALHGFSKATLLWIAERINGCVQPRIRLS, encoded by the coding sequence ATGACAACCCCTACACGCATCGTCATCGTCGGCGGCGGGATCGCCGGCCTGCAGCTCGCCACCCGCCTGGGCGAGCGCCTCGGCCGGTCCGGGCGCGCCCAGGTGACCGTCGTCGACCGCAGCCCGACCCACATCTGGAAGCCGATGCTGCACACGATCGCGGCCGGTACGCGCGACGTGCAGCAGCAGCAGGTGATCTTCCTCGCCCATGCACGTGATCACGGTTACACATACCAGCCCGGCGAACTGACGGGGCTCGATCGCGCGCGCCGCCGCGTGCAGCTCGGCGAGATCCGCTCGCAGGACGGCGAACTCGTGCTCGACGCACGCGAACTCGAATACGACGTGCTGATCTTCGCGCTTGGCAGCCAGGCCAATGATTTCGGCGTGCCGGGCGTGCGCGAGCACTGCTATTTCATCGACAGCCAGAAGCAGGCCGAGACTTTCAACGAAGCGTTGCGGATGCGCGTATTTCGCAGCATCGCGCGCGACGAGCCGTTTCGCGTCGCGATCGTCGGCGCGGGCGCGACCGGCGTGGAACTCGCGGCGGAGCTGAGCCGCTTGCTGGAAGTGGCACAGGCGTACGGTGACGCGACGGTGCGCGAGCGGCTGCAGCTCACGCTGCTCGAGAGCGGCCCGCGCATCCTCACCGCGTTTCCGCCGCGGATTTCCGCGTCGGCGCAGCGGCGGCTCGAACAGATCGGCTTTCATGTGCTGACGTCCACCCGCGTCACGTCGGCCGACGCAAACGGCTTTCACTACGGCGACGGTTCGTTCGCGGAAGCGGACCTGATGGTGTGGGCGGCCGGCGTGAAGGCGCCCGATTTCATGCAGGCGCTCGACGGGCTCGACACGAATCGCGCGAACCAGATCGTCGTCGGGCCGACGCTGCAGGCCACCGGCGACGAGCACGTGTTCGCGATCGGCGACTGCGCGAGCCTGCTGCCCGACGGCCAGGAACGGCCGCTGCCGCCCACCGCGCAAGTCGCGACGCAGCAGGCCGAGCATCTCGCGAAGCACCTGCCCGCGTGGCTCGACGGCACGCCGATTCCGCCGTTCGCGTTCCACGATTTCGGCGCGCTCGTGTCGATCAGCGACTACGACGCGTTCGGCACGCTCGGGCAGTTCGGGTTCTTTCGCGGCGGCTTCATCCAGGGGCGTTTCGCGCAATTCAGCCACCTGATGCTCTACCGGCGGCACCAGCAGGCGCTGCACGGCTTCTCCAAGGCGACCCTGCTGTGGATCGCCGAACGGATCAACGGCTGCGTGCAGCCGCGCATCCGCCTGTCGTGA
- a CDS encoding TetR/AcrR family transcriptional regulator — protein MAEVTERAPAKRRMRGRPLAGASVGPDVILRAARRTFAKRGYDATSVREVARELGVDAALIAHHFGTKETLWLAVVEQIAELAEPMFDALRALRTSPLPQRDRVRRAIELCVDHEFDEPDLGMFFSTAATEVGARLDRLQARLVRPYYDVMFPLLSEAVEAGVIRPVDPAVLFFMIASAIGTTVSYSHMMLEYTSLPTRQDAFRQAVVDIAFNVVGG, from the coding sequence GTGGCTGAAGTCACTGAGCGCGCGCCGGCCAAGCGGCGTATGCGAGGGCGGCCGCTGGCCGGGGCGTCCGTGGGGCCGGACGTGATATTGCGGGCCGCGCGCCGCACGTTCGCGAAGCGTGGCTACGATGCCACGAGCGTGCGCGAAGTCGCGCGCGAGCTGGGTGTCGATGCGGCGCTGATCGCGCACCATTTCGGGACGAAGGAAACGTTGTGGCTGGCGGTCGTCGAGCAGATCGCCGAGCTGGCCGAGCCGATGTTCGACGCGCTGCGCGCGTTGCGCACGTCGCCGCTGCCGCAACGCGACCGTGTACGGCGCGCGATCGAGCTGTGTGTCGACCACGAGTTCGACGAGCCCGACCTGGGCATGTTCTTCTCGACGGCGGCGACCGAAGTGGGCGCGCGGCTCGACCGGCTGCAGGCGCGGCTCGTGCGCCCGTATTACGACGTGATGTTTCCGCTGCTGTCGGAGGCGGTAGAGGCCGGTGTGATCCGCCCGGTCGATCCGGCGGTGCTGTTCTTCATGATCGCGAGCGCGATCGGCACGACTGTGTCATACAGTCACATGATGCTGGAGTACACGTCGCTGCCCACGCGGCAGGACGCGTTCCGGCAGGCCGTGGTGGACATTGCGTTCAACGTCGTCGGCGGCTGA